The following proteins are encoded in a genomic region of Pseudodesulfovibrio mercurii:
- a CDS encoding mannose-1-phosphate guanylyltransferase/mannose-6-phosphate isomerase — translation MKSLQPVILCGGEGTRLWPLSRTLYPKQFIEVSEGRVLFADAVARCASLPEAVEPIVVCNTEYRFLVAEQLRKLGTSGRMVLEPFGRNTAPAAAVAALMEHGGDPVLLVMPADHSIADPEAFGRAVSLGCERAEQGRFVCFGVVPDHPHTGYGYIRKGGAVSEGVFGVDSFVEKPARETAEEYLASGQYLWNSGIFLFKASSYLDALAEHAPAILDSCRTAVANSYKDLDFIRLGEEDFGRCPSDSIDYAVMEKVNSIEVVPIDMAWRDLGSWKSLHDMHPRDAAGNSLLGDVVAEDTHNSYVRSSGRLVVTLGLDNATVVETQDAVFVAANDKLDNMKSVIRRLKAAKRPETEAHKVVYRPWGSFESISADDRFQVKRIIVKPGEVLSLQKHFHRAEHWVVVKGTAKIVNGDKEFLLGEDESTYIPLGNVHRLENPGKILLELIEVQTGSYLGEDDIVRLEDKYKR, via the coding sequence ATGAAGTCTTTGCAACCGGTCATACTTTGCGGCGGAGAGGGCACCCGGCTCTGGCCCCTGTCCCGGACCCTGTACCCCAAACAGTTCATCGAGGTCTCCGAGGGCCGCGTGCTCTTTGCCGACGCCGTGGCGCGCTGCGCGTCCCTGCCCGAGGCGGTGGAACCCATCGTGGTCTGCAACACCGAGTACCGCTTCCTGGTGGCCGAACAGTTGCGCAAGCTCGGCACCTCCGGGCGCATGGTCCTGGAGCCCTTCGGCCGCAATACCGCCCCGGCGGCGGCCGTGGCCGCCCTCATGGAGCACGGCGGCGATCCGGTCCTGCTGGTCATGCCCGCCGACCACTCCATCGCCGACCCCGAGGCCTTCGGGCGGGCCGTGTCCCTGGGCTGCGAGCGCGCCGAACAGGGCCGGTTCGTCTGCTTCGGTGTGGTCCCGGACCACCCCCACACGGGCTACGGCTACATCCGCAAGGGCGGGGCCGTGTCCGAAGGCGTCTTCGGCGTGGACAGCTTCGTGGAGAAACCCGCGCGCGAGACGGCCGAGGAATATTTGGCCTCGGGCCAGTACCTCTGGAACAGCGGCATTTTTCTGTTCAAGGCGTCGAGCTACCTGGACGCCCTGGCCGAGCACGCCCCGGCCATCCTCGACAGCTGCCGGACGGCCGTGGCCAACAGCTACAAGGATCTGGACTTCATCCGGCTGGGCGAGGAGGATTTCGGGCGCTGCCCGTCGGACTCCATCGACTACGCGGTCATGGAGAAGGTCAATTCCATCGAGGTGGTGCCCATCGACATGGCCTGGCGCGACCTGGGCTCCTGGAAGAGCCTGCACGACATGCACCCCCGCGACGCGGCGGGCAACAGCCTGCTCGGGGACGTGGTCGCCGAGGACACGCACAACAGCTACGTGCGCTCCTCCGGGCGGCTGGTGGTCACCCTGGGGCTCGACAACGCCACCGTGGTGGAGACCCAGGACGCGGTCTTCGTGGCCGCCAACGACAAGCTGGACAACATGAAGTCGGTCATCCGCCGCCTCAAGGCCGCCAAGCGCCCCGAGACCGAGGCGCACAAGGTGGTCTACCGCCCCTGGGGCAGCTTCGAGTCCATTTCGGCGGACGACCGTTTCCAGGTCAAGCGGATCATCGTCAAACCGGGCGAGGTCCTGTCCCTGCAAAAGCATTTCCACCGGGCCGAGCACTGGGTGGTGGTCAAGGGAACTGCCAAGATCGTCAACGGCGACAAGGAGTTCCTCCTCGGCGAGGACGAATCCACCTACATCCCCCTGGGCAACGTCCACCGGCTTGAAAATCCGGGCAAGATCCTCCTGGAGCTCATCGAGGTCCAGACCGGCAGTTATCTGGGCGAGGACGACATCGTCCGCCTTGAGGACAAGTACAAACGCTAG
- the prsR gene encoding PEP-CTERM-box response regulator transcription factor — translation MQKLLIIDDNEEVRRQLKWGLSRSNYELLFGCDGAEGLALFEKHRPPVVTLDLGLPPFENGVEEGLRVLGEILRLNPLAKVIVITGNEEHDAALKAVQLGAYDYYKKPIDLNELKVIVERAMYLQTLEAENRNLRQQSVNEMGIVGECSGIRQVFTQIERVAASDVPVLITGESGTGKELVARAIHRKSLRADKEMVCINCGAIPENLLESELFGHEKGAFTGANKTVKGKVEYADKGTLFLDEVGEMPMSLQVKLLRFLQEMVITRVGGRKDIGVDVRIITATNIDINEAMANGTLREDLFYRIGVMNIALPPLRERGDDIELLANYFNKSVNIGPRKDIKNFSRAAMDSIRGYEWPGNIRELENRVKRAVIMANGPEITPEDLGLSPDEAVRARQRSDDISLKEARSLLERDMVESALNRHAGNVAKAAGALGVSRPTLYDLMKRHGIRGD, via the coding sequence ATGCAGAAACTACTCATCATAGACGACAACGAAGAAGTTCGCCGACAACTCAAGTGGGGGCTGTCGCGGTCCAACTATGAACTGCTCTTTGGCTGCGACGGCGCGGAAGGGCTCGCACTGTTTGAAAAGCACCGGCCTCCGGTGGTCACCCTGGACCTGGGACTGCCGCCCTTCGAGAACGGCGTGGAGGAGGGCTTGCGGGTCCTGGGCGAGATACTGCGCCTCAACCCCCTGGCCAAGGTCATCGTCATCACCGGCAACGAGGAGCACGACGCGGCTCTCAAGGCCGTGCAGCTCGGGGCCTACGACTACTACAAGAAGCCCATCGACCTGAACGAACTGAAGGTCATCGTGGAACGGGCCATGTATCTCCAGACCCTGGAGGCCGAGAACCGCAATCTGCGCCAGCAGTCGGTCAACGAGATGGGCATCGTCGGCGAGTGCTCCGGCATCCGCCAGGTCTTCACCCAGATCGAACGCGTGGCCGCCTCGGACGTGCCGGTGCTGATCACCGGCGAATCCGGCACCGGCAAGGAGCTGGTGGCCAGGGCCATCCATCGGAAGAGCCTGCGCGCGGACAAGGAAATGGTCTGCATCAACTGCGGGGCCATCCCGGAAAACCTGCTCGAATCCGAGCTGTTCGGCCACGAGAAGGGCGCCTTCACCGGTGCCAACAAGACGGTCAAGGGCAAGGTTGAGTACGCGGACAAGGGCACGCTCTTCCTGGACGAGGTGGGCGAGATGCCCATGTCGTTGCAGGTCAAGCTCCTCCGCTTCCTCCAGGAGATGGTCATCACCCGTGTGGGCGGGCGCAAGGACATCGGCGTGGACGTGCGCATCATCACGGCCACCAACATCGACATCAACGAGGCCATGGCCAACGGGACCCTGCGCGAAGACCTGTTCTACCGCATCGGGGTCATGAACATCGCCCTGCCGCCCCTGCGGGAGCGCGGCGACGACATCGAGCTTCTGGCCAACTATTTCAACAAGAGCGTCAACATCGGCCCGCGCAAGGACATCAAGAACTTCAGCCGGGCAGCCATGGACAGCATCCGGGGCTACGAATGGCCCGGCAACATCCGGGAGCTGGAAAACCGCGTCAAGCGGGCGGTCATCATGGCCAACGGCCCGGAGATCACCCCCGAGGACCTGGGGTTGAGCCCGGACGAGGCCGTGCGGGCCCGGCAGCGGTCCGACGACATCTCCCTCAAGGAGGCCCGCTCCCTGCTGGAACGGGACATGGTCGAGTCCGCCCTGAACCGCCACGCCGGCAACGTGGCCAAGGCGGCGGGCGCCCTGGGCGTGAGCCGCCCGACGCTCTACGACCTGATGAAGCGTCACGGCATCAGAGGGGACTAG
- the prsK gene encoding XrtA/PEP-CTERM system histidine kinase PrsK, translating to MTSMMVTQILVAAILVLYPVYTMVHNGISFSRLSLAATLWVLAALNLLDLLSMEHATTFLTYKRPALWLEAALCPVLLVFSQAYNREFSLKRMPVMQKVVLTFSFIPLVMTVVFPGSQFFYSPDFEMDRVLFLEPVAFFFYLQILLFMAVSLFNLEMTVTSARHGIKWKIKFAILGAGAVIATYMLYFSQSLMLRSLDMDYLLQRAWGTGIGLLLIMYSELSRGSDERIVISRQLAFRSFVFLFFALFLLGVGVIGEGIKLFGSDFSTVAFMTVAFLGGLALIACMLSEGIRRKIRLFIQRNFYGDKYDYRDEWKKFTSRVVNSGSRDELYRNILIFYCEIFGIGGGAMFLQGRHSKDYSPVLFHEMDDSKLVLPHKSALVERLGRERGLLDLKSEPLEFEEDVDTFLKDRKIRFILPIMTDDVLHGLLMLGSPINPLEHYDVEDRELMETVAGQVAALVMNIRLGDELAEARDMEGFGKVAAFVLHDLKNQVYPLSLLAENAREFINDKEFQEDMLDSLGNIVTRMNELIAQLTNIPKNDSLKLEEIDLMDLARDAARQVPDAEIEFKGGGVRARVDVEQMRKVALNLFLNALEAGESNRFTVLVEYDNGPVFRVIDNGRGIDEEILREGLFVPFKTTKKKGMGIGLYQSKRIVEAHGGGLYATAGDAGGAVFSVVLPDPSGHNV from the coding sequence ATGACGTCGATGATGGTGACCCAAATCCTGGTGGCGGCCATTCTGGTCCTGTACCCGGTGTACACCATGGTCCACAACGGGATATCCTTTTCACGGCTGTCCCTGGCCGCGACCCTGTGGGTTCTGGCCGCACTGAACCTCCTGGACCTGCTGTCCATGGAGCACGCCACGACCTTCCTGACCTACAAGCGTCCGGCCCTGTGGCTCGAGGCGGCCCTATGCCCCGTGCTTCTGGTCTTCAGCCAGGCCTACAACCGCGAGTTTTCGCTGAAGCGCATGCCGGTCATGCAGAAGGTCGTGCTGACCTTCTCCTTCATCCCCCTGGTCATGACCGTCGTCTTCCCGGGCTCCCAGTTCTTCTATTCCCCGGACTTCGAGATGGACCGCGTCCTGTTCCTGGAGCCCGTGGCCTTCTTCTTCTACCTCCAGATCCTGCTGTTCATGGCCGTCAGCCTGTTCAACCTCGAAATGACGGTGACCAGCGCGCGCCACGGCATCAAGTGGAAGATCAAGTTCGCCATCCTCGGGGCCGGGGCGGTCATCGCCACCTACATGCTTTACTTCAGCCAGAGCCTGATGCTGCGCTCCCTGGACATGGACTACCTGCTCCAGCGCGCCTGGGGCACCGGCATCGGCTTGCTCCTGATAATGTATTCCGAATTGAGCCGGGGCAGCGACGAGCGCATCGTCATCTCCCGCCAGCTGGCCTTCCGCTCCTTCGTCTTCCTGTTCTTCGCCCTGTTCCTGCTGGGCGTGGGGGTCATCGGCGAGGGCATCAAGCTCTTCGGCAGCGATTTCAGCACCGTGGCCTTCATGACCGTGGCCTTCCTGGGCGGCCTGGCCCTGATCGCCTGCATGCTGTCCGAGGGCATCCGGCGGAAGATCAGGCTGTTCATCCAGCGCAATTTCTACGGCGACAAGTACGATTACCGCGACGAGTGGAAGAAGTTCACCAGCCGTGTGGTCAACTCGGGCAGCCGCGATGAACTGTACCGCAACATCCTGATCTTCTATTGCGAGATCTTCGGCATCGGCGGCGGGGCCATGTTCCTGCAAGGCCGCCACAGCAAGGATTATTCCCCGGTCCTGTTCCACGAGATGGACGATTCCAAGCTGGTCCTGCCGCACAAGTCCGCCCTGGTGGAGCGGCTGGGCCGGGAACGGGGGTTGCTGGACCTCAAGTCGGAGCCCCTGGAGTTCGAGGAGGATGTGGACACCTTTCTCAAGGACCGGAAGATCCGCTTCATCCTGCCGATCATGACGGATGACGTCCTGCACGGTCTGCTCATGCTCGGGTCGCCCATCAATCCCCTGGAACACTACGATGTGGAGGATCGGGAGCTGATGGAGACCGTGGCCGGGCAGGTGGCCGCCCTGGTCATGAACATCCGGTTGGGCGACGAACTGGCCGAGGCCCGCGACATGGAGGGGTTCGGCAAGGTGGCCGCCTTTGTCCTGCATGACCTCAAGAACCAGGTCTATCCCCTCTCCCTGCTGGCGGAGAACGCGCGTGAGTTCATCAACGACAAGGAATTTCAGGAGGATATGCTCGATTCACTGGGTAACATCGTCACCCGCATGAACGAGCTTATCGCGCAACTGACCAATATCCCCAAGAACGACTCCCTCAAGCTGGAGGAGATCGACCTCATGGACCTGGCCAGGGATGCGGCCCGGCAGGTGCCCGACGCCGAGATAGAGTTCAAGGGCGGCGGGGTCCGGGCCCGCGTGGACGTGGAGCAGATGCGCAAGGTCGCCCTCAATCTCTTCCTGAACGCCCTTGAGGCCGGGGAGAGCAACCGGTTCACCGTCCTGGTGGAATACGACAACGGCCCGGTGTTCCGGGTCATCGACAACGGCCGCGGCATCGACGAGGAAATCCTCCGGGAAGGGTTGTTCGTGCCGTTCAAGACCACCAAGAAGAAGGGTATGGGCATCGGCCTGTACCAGAGCAAGCGAATCGTCGAGGCCCATGGCGGGGGCCTCTATGCCACGGCCGGCGATGCCGGCGGGGCCGTGTTCAGCGTCGTGCTGCCCGATCCTTCAGGGCATAACGTCTAA
- a CDS encoding exosortase C-terminal domain/associated protein EpsI, producing MKLRIIIICVLVLCAGAFINFHNDLAVPLSRSLDEFPTTVGRWQMIHEWRFGSAVLETLKATGYVSRLYRDDQGREVELYLGYHDGGPDAGPIHSPRNCLPGGGWLKRVDKTVPVALDGRRMKAVLAAYDKDDKTVTMLYWFQVCGKVVTNEYALKLGEIMGSMTSRRRDSAFIRLSTEISDEDGVAERALHDFAETAYPEIEAFLPAPAGRR from the coding sequence GTGAAGCTTAGGATTATCATCATTTGCGTGCTCGTCCTGTGCGCCGGGGCGTTCATCAATTTCCACAATGACCTGGCCGTGCCCCTGTCCCGGTCCCTGGACGAATTCCCGACCACGGTCGGGCGGTGGCAGATGATCCACGAATGGCGTTTCGGTTCGGCCGTTCTCGAAACCCTCAAGGCCACGGGCTACGTGTCCAGGCTGTACCGGGACGACCAGGGCCGGGAGGTCGAGCTGTACCTCGGCTACCACGACGGCGGGCCGGACGCCGGTCCCATCCATTCCCCGCGCAACTGCCTGCCCGGCGGCGGCTGGCTGAAGCGGGTGGACAAGACCGTTCCCGTGGCCCTGGACGGCCGACGGATGAAGGCGGTCCTGGCGGCCTACGACAAGGACGACAAGACCGTGACCATGCTCTATTGGTTCCAGGTCTGCGGCAAGGTCGTGACCAATGAGTACGCCCTCAAGCTGGGCGAGATCATGGGGTCCATGACCAGCCGCAGGCGGGACAGCGCCTTTATCCGCCTGTCCACCGAAATATCCGACGAGGACGGGGTGGCCGAGCGGGCCCTGCACGACTTTGCCGAGACCGCCTATCCGGAGATCGAGGCATTCCTGCCAGCCCCGGCGGGACGGAGATAG
- a CDS encoding exosortase/archaeosortase family protein, giving the protein MMTLRETLDRYKWWLLAVPLVLGAAYWAIIQRMVANWYLDDNYSHGFLIPFIAGWFVWRDWDLLKETVVKPSNWGIPVILLGLAQLVFAWLGTELFNMRLSLIVVLAGCVLYLFGTGVFKRLRLPLAYLILMVPLPYIIYDAMAFPLKLFVAKVSVGTLKTMGYAVWREGNIIAFPNIVLEVADACSGLRSLVSLIALAVTLAFLMLKSPWTRWLLVLSSIPFAVLTNILRVVATGVLARHFGRAAAEGFFHEFAGLAVFAMAMVFLGGTCFLLKLWEKRREA; this is encoded by the coding sequence ATGATGACGCTACGGGAGACATTGGACAGGTACAAATGGTGGCTGCTGGCCGTGCCGCTGGTTCTGGGGGCGGCCTATTGGGCAATCATCCAGCGGATGGTCGCCAACTGGTACCTGGACGACAACTATTCCCACGGATTTCTCATTCCGTTCATTGCCGGCTGGTTTGTCTGGCGGGACTGGGACCTTCTCAAGGAGACCGTGGTCAAACCCTCCAACTGGGGGATTCCGGTCATTCTCCTGGGGCTGGCGCAGCTGGTCTTCGCCTGGCTGGGCACGGAACTCTTCAACATGCGCCTGTCGCTGATCGTGGTCCTGGCCGGATGCGTCCTCTATCTCTTCGGGACCGGGGTCTTCAAGCGGCTCCGGCTGCCTCTGGCCTACCTGATCCTCATGGTGCCGCTGCCCTACATCATCTACGACGCCATGGCCTTTCCGCTCAAGCTGTTCGTGGCCAAGGTGTCCGTGGGCACGCTCAAGACCATGGGCTACGCCGTGTGGCGGGAGGGCAACATCATCGCCTTCCCCAACATCGTCCTCGAGGTGGCCGACGCGTGCAGCGGCCTGCGCTCCCTGGTGTCCCTCATCGCCCTGGCCGTGACCCTGGCCTTCCTGATGCTCAAATCCCCCTGGACCCGCTGGCTGCTCGTGCTGTCGTCCATCCCCTTCGCGGTCCTGACCAATATCCTTCGGGTCGTGGCCACCGGCGTGCTCGCGCGTCATTTCGGACGGGCCGCGGCTGAAGGCTTTTTCCACGAATTCGCCGGGTTGGCCGTTTTCGCCATGGCCATGGTTTTTCTGGGCGGGACGTGCTTCCTGCTCAAGCTCTGGGAGAAACGCCGTGAAGCTTAG
- a CDS encoding TIGR03016 family PEP-CTERM system-associated outer membrane protein, which translates to MASLLPKLLATALLLACLCPVASAADLTFHPRIRVTGEYNDNVEQTDGGQGDWVAIVKPGLSMTYAHSRVLMDVSYDFEHKRYLNQVMSDEFNNYLDSKLAVEAIKDFFYVDVTDSFRKVYEDVNKGDVPDGDTSNGTTDQNEFGVKPYFSFPLQERTTLSTGAQFKDIWYSEEGNVDKRVYSLFANVDHEMSDRLSLQFGAGYDKQVPKGGEDGGFDRYSTTIGAMYTYAENSFVQASITPTYTDYAEERSTDKQYVPYSLSITHAITDTWTCTAYTRMNFAEDPTSSLTKNRFEHGIGLDHMYERGHIGAKLEYRDYQSESSSSRTTYWRPSIKGAHELTERLGLDYNVYVDLDTNPDCDKYLFLLTSLRYALSEDFSCSLNYRLKLNDAERASSDYVSNTLGASLSWVY; encoded by the coding sequence ATGGCATCACTCCTCCCGAAACTGCTTGCGACCGCACTGCTCCTCGCGTGTCTGTGCCCGGTGGCGTCGGCTGCGGACCTGACCTTTCATCCTCGGATCAGGGTAACGGGGGAGTACAACGACAACGTGGAGCAGACCGACGGCGGCCAGGGCGACTGGGTGGCCATCGTCAAGCCCGGCCTGAGCATGACGTACGCCCACAGTCGGGTGCTCATGGACGTGTCCTACGATTTCGAACACAAGCGCTACCTCAACCAGGTGATGTCGGACGAGTTCAACAACTATCTGGACTCGAAACTGGCCGTGGAGGCCATCAAGGACTTCTTCTACGTCGACGTCACGGACAGCTTCCGGAAAGTCTACGAGGACGTGAACAAGGGCGATGTGCCGGACGGCGACACCAGCAACGGGACCACGGACCAGAACGAGTTCGGCGTCAAACCGTATTTCAGCTTCCCCCTGCAGGAGCGGACCACGCTGAGCACGGGCGCGCAGTTCAAGGATATCTGGTACTCGGAAGAGGGCAACGTGGACAAGCGGGTCTATTCGCTCTTCGCCAACGTGGACCACGAAATGAGCGACAGACTCTCCCTTCAGTTCGGCGCCGGGTACGACAAACAGGTGCCCAAGGGTGGGGAGGATGGCGGGTTTGACCGATACAGCACCACCATCGGCGCCATGTACACGTACGCGGAGAATTCCTTCGTGCAGGCGAGCATCACGCCGACGTACACGGATTATGCCGAGGAGCGGTCCACGGATAAGCAGTATGTCCCGTATTCGTTGAGCATCACCCACGCCATCACCGACACATGGACATGCACTGCCTACACCAGAATGAATTTTGCCGAGGATCCGACCTCGTCCCTGACCAAGAATCGGTTCGAGCACGGGATCGGATTGGATCACATGTACGAACGGGGCCATATCGGCGCCAAGCTGGAATACAGGGATTATCAATCGGAGAGCTCGTCCAGCAGGACGACCTACTGGCGGCCAAGCATCAAAGGAGCGCATGAACTCACGGAAAGGCTGGGACTCGACTACAACGTCTACGTGGATCTGGATACCAATCCGGACTGCGACAAGTACTTGTTCCTGTTGACCAGCCTTCGTTACGCACTCTCGGAAGACTTCAGCTGCAGCCTCAATTACCGACTCAAGTTGAATGATGCGGAACGGGCTTCGAGCGACTACGTATCCAACACCCTGGGAGCATCCCTGTCGTGGGTGTACTAG
- a CDS encoding XrtA/PEP-CTERM system-associated ATPase, producing the protein MYEKFFNFGSKPFDLLPNPDLLYMSRTHGKALSYLRYGIEERAGFILLTGDVGAGKTTLIRLLIKDHLDKVILSKVTNTKVDSHQLLTMINDDFGLETEGRTKAALVRELNEFLIDQYALGKRCVLIIDEAQNLSAELLEEVRMLSNLETDGGKLLQIILAGQPELKETLNSHTLLQLRQRIQIGCHLSPLKPDEVRDYILYRMECAGNREAVNFSDEAFALIAEQTRGVPRLINILCDYLLIDAFAAERREVGEQDVTEILEELDFERQYWPEKKNQRPVSGMVQSRGRGVPGQAQKVLRAIRTLEDRMDYLERQENSNQPASMVGLLDRIEELEKQVALQRQQLEGLRLSVQNRAMLTRMETLARPAKEPEQPRKRSWAYRLLFGGE; encoded by the coding sequence ATGTACGAGAAATTCTTCAATTTCGGCTCCAAGCCGTTCGATCTCCTGCCCAACCCGGACCTGCTCTACATGAGCCGGACCCACGGCAAGGCGTTGTCGTACCTGCGGTACGGCATCGAGGAGCGGGCGGGGTTCATCCTGCTCACCGGCGACGTCGGCGCGGGCAAGACCACGCTGATCCGGCTGCTGATAAAGGACCATCTGGACAAGGTCATCCTGTCCAAGGTGACCAATACCAAGGTGGATTCCCATCAGCTGCTGACCATGATCAACGACGATTTCGGCCTGGAGACCGAGGGCCGGACCAAGGCCGCCCTGGTGCGGGAGCTGAACGAGTTCCTCATCGACCAGTACGCCCTGGGCAAGCGCTGCGTCCTGATCATCGACGAGGCCCAGAACCTGTCCGCCGAACTCCTGGAGGAGGTGCGCATGCTCTCCAACCTGGAGACGGACGGCGGCAAGCTCCTGCAGATCATCCTCGCGGGTCAGCCCGAACTCAAGGAGACCCTGAACAGCCATACCCTGTTGCAGCTCCGCCAGCGCATCCAGATCGGTTGCCACCTGTCGCCGCTCAAGCCCGACGAGGTCCGGGACTACATCCTTTATAGGATGGAGTGCGCGGGCAACCGGGAAGCCGTCAATTTTTCCGACGAGGCCTTTGCCCTGATCGCCGAGCAGACCCGCGGGGTCCCCCGGCTCATCAACATCCTCTGCGACTATCTGCTCATCGACGCCTTTGCCGCCGAACGGCGCGAGGTCGGTGAACAGGATGTGACCGAGATTCTTGAGGAACTGGATTTCGAGCGGCAATACTGGCCGGAAAAGAAGAACCAGCGGCCCGTCTCCGGCATGGTCCAGAGCCGCGGCCGGGGCGTGCCCGGCCAGGCCCAGAAGGTCCTGCGCGCCATCCGTACCCTCGAGGACCGGATGGATTACCTCGAGCGCCAGGAAAACAGCAATCAGCCCGCGAGCATGGTCGGCCTCCTGGATCGCATCGAGGAACTGGAGAAGCAGGTCGCCCTGCAACGGCAGCAGCTGGAAGGGTTGCGGCTCTCCGTGCAGAACCGGGCCATGCTCACCCGCATGGAGACCCTGGCGCGGCCCGCCAAGGAGCCCGAGCAGCCCCGCAAGCGGAGCTGGGCCTACAGATTGTTGTTCGGGGGGGAATAA
- a CDS encoding XrtA-associated tyrosine autokinase translates to MSRIEDALKKASEKRDENRRREPETVPSVEPVAAPVMEAASPVDASLDFSPLQSDCLDRARQQRMLVAMNEPISLAAEEFRKLKQSLVRKTKREGFQNTILVTSGTVGEGKSVTAVNLAISLAQEFDHTVLLVDADIRSPSCHELLCMENGYGLSDCLVDGSPIGKGLVKTGIGKLSFLSAGSPVPNVGELLASKRMAESLAEMKNRYADRYIIIDSPPVLPFAESRNLSRLADGVVLVIKEGQASQADLRDTIEALQGSNILGAVYTQASRMHRSLNADAYMKYKYYHYAS, encoded by the coding sequence ATGAGCAGAATAGAAGACGCATTGAAAAAGGCTTCGGAGAAGCGGGACGAGAACCGCCGCCGGGAACCGGAAACGGTGCCTTCCGTGGAGCCTGTCGCCGCGCCCGTCATGGAGGCCGCAAGCCCTGTGGATGCCTCCCTGGACTTCTCGCCGTTGCAGTCGGATTGCCTGGACCGGGCCCGGCAGCAGCGCATGCTGGTGGCCATGAACGAGCCCATCTCCCTGGCCGCCGAGGAATTTCGCAAGCTCAAGCAGAGCCTGGTCCGAAAGACCAAGCGCGAAGGGTTCCAGAACACCATTCTGGTGACTAGCGGCACGGTCGGCGAGGGCAAGAGTGTGACCGCCGTGAACCTGGCCATCAGCCTGGCCCAGGAATTCGATCACACGGTCCTGTTGGTGGACGCGGACATCCGCTCCCCCAGCTGCCACGAACTCCTGTGCATGGAGAACGGCTACGGTCTGTCCGACTGCCTGGTGGACGGGTCGCCCATCGGCAAGGGACTGGTCAAGACCGGCATCGGCAAGCTTTCCTTCCTGTCCGCGGGGTCGCCCGTGCCCAACGTGGGCGAACTCCTGGCCTCCAAACGGATGGCCGAGTCCCTGGCCGAGATGAAGAACCGCTACGCCGACCGCTACATCATCATCGACTCGCCGCCGGTGTTGCCCTTTGCCGAATCGCGCAATCTGAGCCGCCTGGCCGACGGGGTGGTCCTGGTCATCAAGGAGGGACAGGCGTCCCAGGCAGACCTGCGGGACACCATCGAGGCCTTGCAGGGCTCCAACATCCTCGGCGCGGTCTACACCCAGGCCAGCCGGATGCACCGCAGCCTGAACGCGGACGCGTACATGAAGTACAAGTACTACCACTACGCCAGCTAA